A DNA window from Pontiella agarivorans contains the following coding sequences:
- a CDS encoding NAD(P)-dependent oxidoreductase, translated as MNKDQSHNGIHINLFLKGRPCLVVGGGKVAFRKILLLLDTGPELTVVSPEINDEVEELVLTGQIKHIARRFEDDDVIGNTIVYAATNSRGVNRTVLEAARKHHVLCCCVDGNWSKSDFTTPAITRHDKLMVSVSSGGNNCRQSKMVKNSLSRHLRMMDAAHLVVVGTDHNHLNVEEREPFHLTGPRFERAGFMIMQLWGIHEFMMLNTCNRVEIIAAVSTETMENGILRHIMGFTNLKEDKFYIKNGWEAFEHLCLVTGGMLSQTPGENHITSQIKDALELAKQRGWAGNMMQEWISSSLYVSKSIKNEVAPLLHNYEIEDLAIKYLEAHGKNLTESTVMMLGAGMIGKGFVIDSLPEVGKIIWCYHVNKPHVPETLAGKVELCSFNDMKNRITDADIIVSATDAPGHILHMAHAPFFNQERPVIVIDLGMPRNIDPELDDLSSDVTVVDLDGLKYWYRRELTDMDEILSRSKTIAKANRDLYDKIANSFKSGHTAE; from the coding sequence ATGAATAAAGATCAATCTCACAACGGCATCCACATCAACCTGTTCCTCAAAGGCCGCCCCTGCCTGGTGGTCGGTGGCGGCAAGGTTGCCTTTCGCAAAATTCTGTTGCTGCTCGATACCGGGCCCGAACTCACGGTTGTCAGTCCGGAGATCAATGATGAAGTCGAAGAACTCGTTCTCACCGGACAGATTAAACATATCGCCCGCCGCTTCGAAGACGATGACGTAATCGGAAATACCATCGTCTATGCCGCCACCAACAGTCGCGGCGTCAACCGCACCGTGCTCGAAGCCGCCCGCAAACACCATGTGCTCTGCTGCTGCGTCGACGGCAACTGGTCGAAGAGCGATTTCACCACACCGGCCATCACCCGCCATGACAAACTGATGGTTTCCGTCTCTTCCGGCGGAAACAACTGCCGGCAATCTAAAATGGTCAAAAACAGCCTTTCACGTCATCTCAGAATGATGGATGCCGCACATCTGGTCGTTGTCGGCACCGACCACAACCACCTGAATGTGGAAGAACGCGAACCCTTCCACCTGACCGGTCCCCGCTTCGAACGCGCCGGTTTCATGATTATGCAGCTCTGGGGCATTCATGAATTCATGATGCTCAACACCTGCAACCGGGTGGAGATCATTGCAGCCGTTTCGACCGAAACCATGGAAAACGGCATTCTCCGCCATATCATGGGCTTCACCAATTTGAAGGAAGACAAGTTTTACATCAAAAACGGCTGGGAAGCCTTCGAGCACCTGTGCCTGGTCACCGGCGGCATGCTTTCGCAAACGCCGGGGGAAAATCACATCACCTCCCAGATAAAAGATGCACTCGAACTGGCCAAACAGCGCGGCTGGGCCGGAAATATGATGCAGGAATGGATTTCCTCCTCCCTCTACGTTTCCAAAAGTATCAAAAACGAAGTGGCTCCGCTGCTCCACAACTATGAAATCGAAGACCTCGCCATTAAATATCTCGAAGCACACGGTAAAAATCTGACCGAATCCACGGTCATGATGCTCGGTGCCGGCATGATCGGAAAAGGCTTCGTCATCGACAGCCTTCCAGAGGTTGGAAAAATCATCTGGTGCTATCACGTCAACAAACCGCATGTCCCGGAAACACTGGCCGGAAAAGTGGAACTCTGCTCCTTCAACGACATGAAAAACCGCATCACCGATGCCGACATCATCGTCAGTGCCACCGATGCCCCGGGCCATATTCTCCACATGGCCCACGCCCCCTTCTTTAATCAGGAACGCCCCGTCATAGTCATCGACCTCGGCATGCCGCGCAACATCGATCCGGAGCTCGACGATCTCTCCTCCGATGTCACCGTTGTCGACCTCGACGGGTTGAAATACTGGTACCGCCGCGAACTCACCGATATGGATGAAATTCTCTCCCGCAGCAAAACGATCGCCAAGGCCAACCGAGATCTCTATGACAAAATCGCAAACAGTTTTAAAAGCGGGCACACGGCCGAGTAA